In the genome of Pediococcus claussenii ATCC BAA-344, one region contains:
- a CDS encoding LytTR family DNA-binding domain-containing protein: MKFRIVTDDQLDETEIIIKSANPDDVEVRRLKQIIQKAINEPLQLIVFQNDIQIFLNADEVLFFETDGRQVQAHTENAVYQSGNRLYELEEILTSNFIRVSKSAILNVDRIYSVDHSVSSNLVHFGNSNKQVYVSRRYYKKLKEVLEEKR, encoded by the coding sequence ATGAAATTTCGAATTGTTACTGATGATCAACTTGATGAAACTGAAATAATAATCAAATCTGCAAATCCAGATGACGTGGAAGTTCGACGATTGAAGCAAATTATACAAAAGGCAATCAATGAACCGTTACAGTTAATAGTATTTCAAAATGATATTCAAATTTTTTTAAATGCTGACGAAGTATTGTTTTTTGAAACAGATGGCCGACAGGTCCAAGCCCACACTGAAAATGCCGTTTACCAAAGTGGCAACAGATTGTACGAGTTAGAAGAAATATTAACATCCAATTTTATTAGGGTGTCAAAGTCGGCAATTTTAAATGTTGATCGAATTTATTCAGTTGATCATTCTGTTTCAAGTAATTTGGTGCATTTTGGAAATTCAAATAAGCAGGTCTACGTCTCTCGTAGATATTACAAAAAATTAAAGGAAGTTTTGGAAGAAAAGAGGTAA
- a CDS encoding LiaF transmembrane domain-containing protein — protein MHRRSSRWFWGLFFVIGAVLLGASKMGLIDYHFGIWQVVATVFFGGIFLRSLLWLAFPGIFFSAAFLAMIYAKPLGIGILVPWTVLGIALLLTIGFSIIFGPFRWKRYGNDWSRHGHGYQHNWHYQHSGSDTDEVVNIENKFGTNIRYVRSTNLKQINIQNTMGETKVYLDQVKVNDSNEVLINVDVSLGGIELYIPSDWKVDDETNLVMGTIEKDGPHGGDSVVKAIVQGQVKMGGIKVVYG, from the coding sequence GTGCATAGAAGAAGCAGTAGGTGGTTTTGGGGATTGTTTTTTGTGATTGGTGCAGTATTACTTGGTGCAAGTAAAATGGGACTAATCGATTATCATTTTGGTATCTGGCAAGTTGTTGCTACTGTTTTTTTTGGCGGTATTTTTTTAAGAAGTTTATTATGGTTGGCTTTTCCGGGTATCTTTTTCTCCGCCGCCTTTTTAGCAATGATCTATGCCAAGCCATTGGGAATAGGGATACTCGTTCCGTGGACAGTATTAGGCATTGCATTACTATTGACCATTGGATTTTCGATAATATTTGGACCATTTCGTTGGAAAAGGTACGGTAACGACTGGTCGCGGCATGGTCACGGATATCAACATAATTGGCATTATCAGCATTCAGGCAGTGATACGGACGAAGTTGTTAATATCGAAAATAAATTCGGTACAAATATTCGTTATGTACGCTCAACAAATTTAAAACAAATCAATATTCAAAACACGATGGGCGAGACAAAGGTATATTTAGACCAAGTTAAAGTAAATGATTCAAATGAAGTTTTAATTAATGTTGACGTATCATTGGGTGGTATTGAATTGTATATTCCGAGTGATTGGAAAGTTGATGATGAAACTAACCTAGTCATGGGTACAATTGAAAAAGATGGTCCTCATGGTGGTGATAGTGTAGTAAAAGCCATTGTGCAGGGGCAGGTTAAAATGGGTGGAATAAAAGTGGTTTATGGATAA